In the Wyeomyia smithii strain HCP4-BCI-WySm-NY-G18 chromosome 2, ASM2978416v1, whole genome shotgun sequence genome, one interval contains:
- the LOC129723169 gene encoding NADH dehydrogenase [ubiquinone] iron-sulfur protein 4, mitochondrial: MSLLLRSLTRASAAPWTRACFSTTAVVLKDPIKQKEAPFIDATLVIADEEQQREREKQASTITVPAKVNLSPITGVPEEHVKERRVRIFMPAKNAMQSGTDNIHHWCIEFDNRERWENPLMGWASSGDPLSNMRVEFGSTDEAIAHCEKNGWRWFVDAPEAQKKSRVKNYGINFAWNKRTRVSTK; this comes from the exons ATGAGTCTTTTGTTACGATCTCTGACCCGTGCCAGTGCGGCTCCATG GACCCGAGCTTGCTTTTCCACAACAGCAGTCGTTTTGAAGGACCCCATAAAACAAAAGGAGGCTCCCTTCATAGATGCCACTCTAGTCATTGCCGATGAAGAGCAACAACGCGAAAGGGAAAAACAAGCCAGTACTATCACTGTTCCGGCGAAG GTGAACCTGTCCCCGATCACTGGAGTACCGGAGGAGCACGTCAAGGAACGCCGTGTTCGTATTTTCATGCCGGCAAAAAATGCCATGCAGAGCGGTACCGACAACATTCACCACTGGTGTATCGAGTTTGATAACCGTGAGCGCTGGGAAAATCCCCTGATGGGGTGGGCTTCATC GGGTGATCCACTATCGAATATGCGCGTGGAATTCGGCTCAACTGATGAAGCTATTGCTCACTGCGAAAAGAACGGATGGAGATGGTTTGTCGATGCGCCGGAGGCACAAAAGAAAAGTCGTGTGAAGAATTACGGAATCAACTTTGCGTGGAACAAGCGTACCCGAGTTTCTACCAAGTAG